The DNA region CCGCGACACGCGCATGGCCGAGCGGTACGTCTCCCGCTTCACCCTCGACCAGGCCACGAACAAGCTGGACCTGAGCAGCGAGAAGGTACTGCTCAAGTGGCCGGTGCAGGTGCACAGTTGCTGCCACTCCGGCGGTGGCATGTCCTGGGACTCCAAGGGCAACCTGTACATCGCGACCGGTGACAACAACTCCTCCGGCTTCAGCGACGGCTACTCGGGCAACAACCCGCAGCCCACCTTCAAGGGCGTCTCCTTCGCCGACGCCCGCCGCACCGCGGGCAACACCAACAACCTCAATGGCAAGATCCTGCGCATCCACCCCGAGCCGGACGGCACGTACACCCTGCCCGAGGGCAACCTCTTCACCGGCAAGGAGCCGGACGAGGGCGGCGGCAAGACACGCGGGGAGATCTACGTGATGGGTGTCCGCAACCCCGCCCGCATCTTCGTCGACAAGAAGACCGACATCCTGTACGCCGGGTGGGTCGGCCCTGACGCCGGCCAGCCGTCGACGACCTGGGGCCCGGCGAAGTACGACACGTTCGCGGCCATCACGCACGCCTCGAACCGGGGCTGGCCGTACTGCATGGGCAACAACCAGCCCTACCGCGACCGCAACCTGCCCGACCCGAGCAAGCCGCTCGGCTGGTACGACTGCAAGAACCTGCGCAACGAGTCGCCCCACAACGACGGCCTGGTGAAGATCCCGCCGGCCGAGCCCAACACCATCTGGTACTCGCCGCAGGGCGGCGGCATCGACTACCCGCGCGACGCCAACGGCGTGCCCAGCTACAAGCCCGAGGAGCAGAAGCAGCTCCTGCCGTGGCTCAAGGGCGGCGGCCAGGCCACGATGAACGGCCCGGTCTACCGCTACGACGCGCAGAGCACGAGCGCGGACAAGTGGCCGTCGTACTGGGACGGCAAGTGGTTCGTCGGCGACTTCTACGACGGCGACCAGCCGCGGCACGCGGTGCTCACCGACCCCAAGACGGTCGGCAAGGGCGGTCTGCCGGTGCACGCGGAATCGCTCAAGAAGATCATTCCGGTGGGCAACGACAACATCAAGAACCTCATGGACTGGAAGTTCGCGCCGGACGGCTCGCTGTACGTCCTGGACTACGGGCGCGGCTTCTTCACCTCCGACTCCAAGTCCGCGCTGTGGCGCGTGACGTACAAGGGCGGCGCGGCCACTCCGGCCGCCTCCGACCTGGCGAGGAAGGCGGCACGATGAGATCCGTGGGATCCATGGGGTCCGCTCGTCGCGGCAGACTCTGGACGGCGCTGCTCGCCGCGTTCCTGATGGCGGTCGGCCTGACGTCGGCGGCCAGCGCGCGACCCGACGACACCGGGCTCTCCGCTCAGCAGCAGACTCTCACCTGGACAGCCGACAACGACATCTCCAAGTACAAGTCCGCGCCGACGACGGCGGTCGCGGGCAGGACGACGATCGTCTTCGAGAACAGCGTGGCCACCGGCAACACCACCGGCATGCCGCACACGCTGACGTTCGACGTCTCCGACCCGGAGTACAACAACGACGTCCCGCTGAACATCCTCGCCAACCCGGGCGACGACAAGGGCGGCAAGCACACGGCCGAGGTCACCCTCAAGCCGGGCCGCTACCGCTACTACTGCACCATCCCCGGCCACGGCGCGATGCAGGGCATCCTGGTCGTGACCGAGGGCGGCGGCGAGGACACCACCGCGCCCGAGACGAAGGCGAAGGTGGACGGAGCGACCAACTCCGACGGCGCGTACGTAGGTTCGGCGACGGTCACGGTGACGGCGACCGACGAGAGCGGCGGCTCGGGCGTCGAGAAGGTCGAGTACGCCCTCGGGGCCGACGGCGCCTGGCAGCCGTACACCGCGCCCGTGGTGGTGAACACGGTCGGCACGCACAAGATCCGCTATCGGGCGTCCGACAAGGCGGGCAACGTGGCGGCGGAGAAGGCGGTCGACTTCAAGGTCGTGGCCCCGCCGACCGACGACAAGACCCCGCCGGAGACCTCGGCGACCGTCAGCGGCGAGCAGAACAGCCAGGGCCAGTACCTGGGCATGGCGACGGTCACGGTGACGGCGTCCGACGCGGGCTCGGGCCTGAACAAGGTCGAGTACGCGCTCGGGGACGGCGACTGGAAGCCGTACACGACGCCGGTGATGGTCCACGAGGTGGGCAGCCACACGGTCCGCTACCGCGCCTCCGACAAGGCGGGCAATGTCGCCCCGGAGAAGTCGGTGGAGTTCACGGTGGTCGCACCGCCGACCGAGGACAAGACGCCGCCGGAGACGTCCGCGAAGGTCGAGGGCGACAAGAACTCCGACGGCGCCTACATCGGGAAGGCCAAGGTGACGGTCACCGCGACCGACTCCGGCTCGGGCGTGGACAAGGTCGAGTACTCCCTCGACGGCGGCCCGTACGTGACGTACTCCGCGCCCGTGGTCGTCGACCGCGTCGGGCGGCACACCGTGGCGTACCGGGCGAGCGACAAGGCGGGCAACACCGCGCCCGCGAAGTCGGTGGCGTTCACCGTCGACGAGGGCGGCGGGGTCCCCGGGCCCAACTGCCCGGAGTACGACGAGCGGTTGACCGTCTTCGTCGGCACCGTCGACACGGGCATCCCGAACCGGGTCACGAACAACCGCTGCCGCATCGGCGAGTTGATCGAGGACGAGAAGGACTGGTCGTCGCACGCGCTGTTCCTCAAGCACGTCAAGACCGTCACGGACCGCCTCAAGAAGAACGCCGAGATCGACCAGCGCGAGTACAACAAGATCAACAAGGCGGCGAAGCAGTCGGGCATCGGCAAGCCGGGCCAGACCGAGGGCTATCGCTCGCTCTTCGACGGCACCCAGAAGTCCTTCGCCAAGTGGAGCCACGTGGGCGGTGGTTCGTTCGGCCTGAACGCCGACGGGTCGATGACCTCGGGCACCACGAAGAACGGCCTCGGCATGCTCTGGTTCCCCGAGCGCAAGTACGGGGACTTCTCGCTGAAGCTCCAGTGGCGCGACGACGCCCCGGCCGCCGGGAACGCCAACTCCGGTGTGTTCGTGCGCTTCCCGCAGGTCCACGACCACCCGGAGGAGTCACGTCCGGAGTGGGTCGCCATCAAGTACGGCCACGAGGTGCAGGTGCTCGACCGGCCCGACGGCGACATGTACAAGACCGGTTCGGTGTACGGATTCGACCGCGTCGGCCTCGGGGGCGCGGGCGTGACGCCCAAGGGCACCTGGAACGACTACGAGATCCGCGTGGTCGACCAGAAGTACTCGGTGTACCGCAACGGTGTCCTGCTGAACGAGTTCGACAACACCGGCGGCCAGGCCTTCGAGCCGCCGCGCGGGGACGACCCCGGCACGGACGGCCGCCGCTTCGCGTCCGGGTACATCGGACTCCAGGTCCACGGCGTCACGGACGTGGTGTCGTACCGGGACATCCGGATCAAGGAGCTGTAGCAGCACGCGAGTCGCGCGCGGGGCCCTCTTCGTACGCGGAGAGGGCCCCGCGTGCGTCAGTCGTCGTGCCGGGCGCGGCTCGGCTGGACCCGCTTCGGCTCCCCGGGCATCTTCGGGTACTCGGGCGGATACGGCATGTCGCCGAGCCCGTGGTCCCTCTCGTCGCGGTCGGCCTGTTCGAGGAGGCCCTCCAGGGAGAAGGCGTGCTCGTCCATGTCCTTGTGCACGTCGCCGACCTCGGCGAAGCGGGCCGGCATGGTGCCGATGTCGAAGTCGCGCGGCACCGCGTCGTCGATCTCCTCCCAGCGCAGCGGCGCGGAGACCGGGGCGTCGGGGCGGGCGCGCACCGAGTACGCGGAGGCGATGGTGCGGTCGCGGGCGGTCTGGTTGTAGTCGACGAAGATGCGCTCCCCGCGCTCCTCCTTCCACCACGCGGTGGTCACGGCGTCCGGGTTGCGCCGCTCCAGCTCCCGGCCGCAGGCGATGGCGGCGCGCCGCACCTCGACGAAGGTCCAGCGCGGCGCGATGGGCACGAAGACGTGGATGCCGCGCCCGCCGGACGTCTTGGGCCAGCCGCGGAGCCCGAAGTCGTCCAGGACCTCCCTGAGTCCGTGGGCGGCGCGGACGGCGTCGGCGTAGTCGGTGCCGGGCTGCGGGTCGAGGTCGATGCGCAGTTCGTCGGGGTGGTCGGGGGCGGCGCGGCGGACCGGCCACGGGTGGAAGGTGAACGTGCCGAACTGGGCCGCCCAGACGACGGCGGCGACCTCGGTCGGGCAGATCTCGTCGGCGGTGCGGCCGCTGGGGAAGGTGATGGTGCCGGTGGGGATCCAGTCGGGCAGGTTCTTGGGAGCGCGCTTCTGGTAGAAGTGCTCGCCCCCGAGGCCCTCCGGGTAGCGCTCCAGGGTGGTCGGCCGGTCGCGCAGCGCCCGCAGGATGCCGTCGCCGACGGCGATGAAGTACTCGGCGAGGTCCCGCTTGGTGAAGCCGCGCTCGGGGAACAGCACGCGGTCGGGGCTGGAGAGCCGTACCTGCCGCCCTCCAGCCGTCAGCTCCACCGCGGCTCCTGCGCCCATGCGAGCCACGGTAGCCGTGCCCGGCAATTGCCGCATACCGGGCGATATCTTTCGTATCGCCGCAGAATTGGACCATGGATCTGCCGGTGATGCCGCCCGTGAAGCCCATGCTCGCCAAGTCCGTGGCCCGGATTCCGCCCGGCATGCAGTACGAGGCGAAGTGGGACGGCTTCCGCGCGATCGCCTTCCGGGACGGCCCCGAGATCGAGATCGGCAGCCGCGGCACGAAGTCCCTGACGCGGTACTTTCCCGAGCTGGTCGAGGCGCTGCGGGAGCGGCTGCCCGAGCGGTGCGTGGTCGACGGCGAGATCGTCATCGCGCGCGGGGGGCGGCTCGAATTCGACGCCCTCACCGAGCGCATCCATCCGGCGGACTCCCGGGTACGGCTGCTCGCCGAGCGCACGCCCGCGTCGTTCGTGGCCTTCGACCTGCTGGCCCTCTTCGACGAGTCCCTGCTCGACGTCTCCCTCAGCGACCGCCGCGCGCTCCTCGCCAGGGCTCTTGAGGGAGTGAGCGCGCCCGTGCATCTGGCTCCCGCCACGCTCGACCGGGAGGTGGCCGAGCGGTGGTTCGAGGAGTTCGAGGGCGCCGGGCTCGACGGGGTCGTCGCCAAGCCGCTCGACCTGCGGTACCGGCCGAACGAACGCCTCATGTACAAGATCAAGCACGAGCGGACCGCGGACTGCGTCGTCGCGGGCCTCCGCCTCCACAAGAGCGGGCCCGTGGTGGGGTCGCTGCTGCTCGGTCTGTACGACGACGGGGGAACGTTGCAGCACGTCGGGGTGTGCGCCGCCTTCGCCATGAAGCGG from Streptomyces flavofungini includes:
- a CDS encoding OmpL47-type beta-barrel domain-containing protein is translated as MRSVGSMGSARRGRLWTALLAAFLMAVGLTSAASARPDDTGLSAQQQTLTWTADNDISKYKSAPTTAVAGRTTIVFENSVATGNTTGMPHTLTFDVSDPEYNNDVPLNILANPGDDKGGKHTAEVTLKPGRYRYYCTIPGHGAMQGILVVTEGGGEDTTAPETKAKVDGATNSDGAYVGSATVTVTATDESGGSGVEKVEYALGADGAWQPYTAPVVVNTVGTHKIRYRASDKAGNVAAEKAVDFKVVAPPTDDKTPPETSATVSGEQNSQGQYLGMATVTVTASDAGSGLNKVEYALGDGDWKPYTTPVMVHEVGSHTVRYRASDKAGNVAPEKSVEFTVVAPPTEDKTPPETSAKVEGDKNSDGAYIGKAKVTVTATDSGSGVDKVEYSLDGGPYVTYSAPVVVDRVGRHTVAYRASDKAGNTAPAKSVAFTVDEGGGVPGPNCPEYDERLTVFVGTVDTGIPNRVTNNRCRIGELIEDEKDWSSHALFLKHVKTVTDRLKKNAEIDQREYNKINKAAKQSGIGKPGQTEGYRSLFDGTQKSFAKWSHVGGGSFGLNADGSMTSGTTKNGLGMLWFPERKYGDFSLKLQWRDDAPAAGNANSGVFVRFPQVHDHPEESRPEWVAIKYGHEVQVLDRPDGDMYKTGSVYGFDRVGLGGAGVTPKGTWNDYEIRVVDQKYSVYRNGVLLNEFDNTGGQAFEPPRGDDPGTDGRRFASGYIGLQVHGVTDVVSYRDIRIKEL
- the ligD gene encoding non-homologous end-joining DNA ligase: MGAGAAVELTAGGRQVRLSSPDRVLFPERGFTKRDLAEYFIAVGDGILRALRDRPTTLERYPEGLGGEHFYQKRAPKNLPDWIPTGTITFPSGRTADEICPTEVAAVVWAAQFGTFTFHPWPVRRAAPDHPDELRIDLDPQPGTDYADAVRAAHGLREVLDDFGLRGWPKTSGGRGIHVFVPIAPRWTFVEVRRAAIACGRELERRNPDAVTTAWWKEERGERIFVDYNQTARDRTIASAYSVRARPDAPVSAPLRWEEIDDAVPRDFDIGTMPARFAEVGDVHKDMDEHAFSLEGLLEQADRDERDHGLGDMPYPPEYPKMPGEPKRVQPSRARHDD
- a CDS encoding ATP-dependent DNA ligase, which translates into the protein MDLPVMPPVKPMLAKSVARIPPGMQYEAKWDGFRAIAFRDGPEIEIGSRGTKSLTRYFPELVEALRERLPERCVVDGEIVIARGGRLEFDALTERIHPADSRVRLLAERTPASFVAFDLLALFDESLLDVSLSDRRALLARALEGVSAPVHLAPATLDREVAERWFEEFEGAGLDGVVAKPLDLRYRPNERLMYKIKHERTADCVVAGLRLHKSGPVVGSLLLGLYDDGGTLQHVGVCAAFAMKRRAELMAELEPLRMESVAGHPWAAWTEEAAHEGARLPGAVSRWTGKKDLSWVPLRPERVCEVAYDHMENGVRFRHTAQFRAWRPDRSPESCTYAQLEEPAGYDLTEVLGSPPA